From Ptychodera flava strain L36383 chromosome 3 unlocalized genomic scaffold, AS_Pfla_20210202 Scaffold_26__1_contigs__length_13983176_pilon, whole genome shotgun sequence, one genomic window encodes:
- the LOC139125978 gene encoding melatonin receptor type 1A-like yields MSNSMSTNVSYEDTFSGPAIPPGWVLTVTGLVEVFLTASAILGNLLFVTVFCLQKKLRTTINTMLFNLSITDLISPILVSSLTGDGFLKRLWRFGYSLCVINKVLHRILLETSLWLTTCVAINRYICIVHHEKYHRFSNRKTLSFALMFSWCFPVATQVYLHTRPNAFRYVEGIFPCVLNVSGVFTLASLTVQIVLTVYSYLAVFLFIRRSRNRVQAHSAGDDTSTNNSKTPSLQEIRTLKVLMAVFLLIIFGYIPVPLVGSIFKALGRPEGLAFLILLHPAIHIGGAVNPILYGISNRNVRESYRQILTGQKIFGRPCCGVNAESQVSAI; encoded by the coding sequence ATGAGCAATTCAATGAGCACAAACGTTTCATACGAAGACACTTTTTCAGGCCCGGCAATTCCACCAGGATGGGTATTAACAGTGACCGGCTTGGTCGAAGTGTTTCTGACTGCCTCGGCGATATTGGGAAACCTGCTGTTTGTTACAGTATTCTGTCTACAGAAGAAGCTGAGAACGACCATCAACACGATGCTGTTCAACCTGAGCATCACAGACTTGATTTCGCCTATACTGGTATCGTCTTTGACGGGTGATGGGTTCCTTAAGCGTCTGTGGAGGTTTGGTTATTCTCTTTGCGTCATTAACAAAGTACTGCATCGAATACTGCTCGAGACATCTCTGTGGCTTACAACTTGCGTTGCCATAAACCGCTACATTTGTATAGTTCACCATGAGAAGTACCATCGATTCAGCAACAGAAAGACACTGTCTTTTGCCCTTATGTTTAGTTGGTGCTTTCCGGTAGCAACTCAAGTTTATCTACATACTAGACCAAATGCATTCAGGTACGTCGAGGGCATCTTTCCGTGTGTTCTTAATGTCAGCGGGGTGTTCACACTTGCCTCCCTGACAGTTCAAATTGTACTCACCGTCTACAGCTACCTTGCCGTATTTCTCTTCATACGTCGTAGCAGAAACCGAGTACAAGCTCACAGTGCGGGAGACGACAcctcgacaaacaacagcaagacaCCAAGTTTGCAAGAAATTCGCACGCTGAAAGTTTTGATGGCTGTATTCTTGTTGATTATCTTCGGCTACATAcctgtaccacttgtgggtagCATTTTCAAGGCGCTGGGAAGGCCAGAGGGACTAGCATTTTTGATTTTGCTACACCCGGCAATACACATCGGGGGAGCCGTCAACCCGATTCTCTACGGTATCAGTAACAGAAATGTCAGAGAGTCCTACAGACAGATATTGACAGGACAAAAGATCTTTGGTCGGCCATGCTGCGGCGTTAATGCTGAATCACAAGTGTCAGCTATATAA
- the LOC139125979 gene encoding uncharacterized protein gives MQVNSNVTNISSCQLTPAQSSVLSKGLMFCPKPEKVNTKELINDVREFKRKCRLRYMYRDKENNQTTSHLSPGPFKREKSYYNPPPNENQTLEAFLNAVEDEVLNSQNWKKTYDNISKDERIALQQLTNREDLTIKAADKGGGIVVMDTSWYIDKCNDHLQNQSFYKELDHDPTDLYIGELENKVRKWEKNKWISRDIASKLIPKEPKPGHFYGLPKIHKENTPLRPIIPQCQALTSPLAAYVDHVLQPIVQSLPSYLKDTTHHLIDSHDIIVPDNSILVTMDVISLYTNIPHDYGIQAVREALADNNVSPSNQQLITEMLEFILTRNYFQFDGKYFLQVQGTAMGSKVAPSYANITMGKLEKQILANCPTKPMQWRRFIDDIRFIWLKTLQELLQFHEYCNSIHPSLKFTIEYSDTEISFLDTKMMMRENKIHTTVYSKPTDKHSYLLPSSCHPRHIFKSIPQGQALRYRRICSSTDLYNKEVENLHRHLTDRNYKQSSIVTAITKQEIIPGKNSLTTQKINTLTSLQGFHLC, from the coding sequence ATGCAAGTCAACTCCAACGTGACCAACATCTCCTCCTGTCAACTTACCCCGGCTCAAAGCAGCGTTCTTTCCAAAGGACTTATGTTTTGTCCGAAACCTGAAAAAGTCAACACTAAAGAACTAATAAATGACGTCCGAGAATTCAAAAGAAAATGCCGACTTCGATATATGTACAGAGACAAAGAAAATAATCAAACAACATCACATCTCTCGCCTGGTCCTTTTAAAAGGGAAAAGTCTTATTACAATCCACCTCCGAATGAAAACCAAACACTGGAAGCTTTCCTCAATGCAGTTGAAGATGAAGTTCTGAACAGCCAAAATTGGAAAAAGACATATGACAACATCAGCAAAGATGAAAGAATTGCTCTTCAACAACTCACTAATAGAGAAGATCTGACAATTAAAGCTGCAGATAAAGGAGGTGGGATAGTAGTTATGGACACTTCATGGTACATCGATAAATGCAATGATCATCTACAAAACCAGTCATTTTACAAAGAGCTCGACCACGACCCCACTGATTTATACATCGGCGAACTTGAAAATAAGGTAAGAAAATGGGAAAAGAACAAGTGGATCTCTCGTGACATTGCCTCCAAACTCATTCCAAAGGAACCAAAACCTGGACATTTCTATGGCCTTCCAAAAATTCATAAAGAGAACACACCACTCCGTCCGATAATTCCGCAATGCCAAGCCCTGACATCACCACTAGCAGCATATGTCGACCACGTTCTTCAACCTATTGTCCAATCTTTGCCGTCATATTTGAAAGACACTACCCACCATCTAATAGATAGCCATGACATTATTGTGCCAGATAATTCCATCCTTGTCACAATGGATGTAATATCCTTGTATACCAACATTCCCCATGATTATGGAATTCAAGCCGTACGCGAAGCACTTGCTGACAACAATGTATCACCGTCCAACCAACAGCTTATCACAGAAATGTTAGAATTTATCCTCACCAGAAATTACTTTCAGTTTGATggcaaatattttttacaagtaCAAGGCACAGCAATGGGAAGTAAAGTCGCTCCATCCTATGCGAACATAACGATGGGTAAACTTGAAAAACAAATACTCGCTAATTGTCCCACTAAACCCATGCAATGGAGACGATTCATCGACGACATCCGGTTCATATGGTTAAAAACTCTACAAGAACTCCTTCAATTCCACGAATATTGTAATTCAATCCATCCATCACTCAAATTCACCATTGAATACAGCGACACCGAAATCTCCTTCTTGGACACTAAGATGATGATGagggaaaataaaatacacactACGGTTTACAGCAAGCCAACGGACAAACACTCTTACCTCTTGCCGTCATCCTGTCACCCTCGTCATATTTTTAAATCAATCCCCCAAGGTCAAGCTCTTCGCTACAGACGTATATGCTCATCCACTGATCTATACAATAAAGAAGTTGAGAACCTACATAGACATCTTACGGATAGAAACTACAAGCAATCATCAATCGTCACTGCAATCACAAAGCAAGAAATCATTCCCGGGAAAAACTCATTAActacacaaaaaataaacacactgACCAGCCTACAAGGATTCCATTTGTGCTGA
- the LOC139125980 gene encoding uncharacterized protein produces the protein MLTAVEDEVLNSQNWKKTYDNISKDERIALQQLTNREDLTIKAADKGGGIVVMDTSWYIDKCKDHLQNQSFYKELDHDPTDLYICELENKVRKWEKNKWISRDIASKLIPKEPKPGHFYGLPKIHKENTPLRPIIPQCQALTSPLAAYVDHVLQPIVQSLPSYLKDTTHHLIDSHDIIVPDNSILVTMDVISLYTNIPHDYGIQAVREALADNNVSPSNQQLITEMLEFILTRNYFQFDGKYFLQVQGTAMGSKVAPSYANITMGKLEKQILANCPTKPMQWRRFIDDIRFIWLKTLQELLQFHEYCNSIHPSLKFTIEYSDTEISFLDTKMMMRENKIHTTVYSKPTDKHSYLLPSSCHPRHIFKSIPQGQALRYRRICSSTDLYNKEVENLHRHLTDRNYKQSSIVTAINKARNHSREKLINYTKNKHTDQPTRIPFVLTYHPSLPSISSIINKHWPILQSNQETKVTFDKPPVVAFRQPPNIKKMLVKARTKTSTQNDTEPVYSKADKIRKQLELHFIHKLGTLSPNGINKKDW, from the exons ATGTTGACTGCTG TTGAAGATGAAGTTCTGAACAGCCAAAATTGGAAAAAGACATATGACAACATCAGCAAAGATGAAAGAATTGCTCTTCAACAACTCACTAATAGAGAAGATCTGACAATTAAAGCTGCAGATAAAGGAGGTGGGATAGTAGTTATGGACACTTCATGGTACATCGATAAATGCAAGGATCATCTACAAAACCAGTCATTTTACAAAGAGCTCGACCATGACCCCACTGATTTATACATCTGCGAACTTGAAAATAAGGTAAGAAAATGGGAAAAGAACAAGTGGATCTCTCGTGACATTGCCTCCAAACTCATTCCAAAGGAACCAAAACCTGGACATTTCTATGGCCTTCCAAAAATTCATAAAGAGAACACACCACTCCGTCCGATAATTCCGCAATGCCAAGCCCTGACATCACCACTAGCAGCATATGTCGACCACGTTCTTCAACCTATTGTCCAATCTTTGCCGTCATATTTGAAAGACACTACCCACCATCTAATAGACAGCCATGACATTATTGTGCCAGATAATTCCATCCTTGTCACAATGGATGTAATATCCTTGTATACCAACATTCCCCATGATTATGGAATTCAAGCCGTACGCGAAGCACTTGCTGACAACAATGTATCACCGTCCAACCAACAGCTTATCACAGAAATGTTAGAATTTATCCTCACCAGAAATTACTTTCAGTTTGATggcaaatattttttacaagtaCAAGGCACAGCAATGGGAAGTAAAGTCGCTCCATCCTATGCGAACATAACGATGGGTAAACTTGAAAAACAAATACTCGCTAATTGTCCCACTAAACCCATGCAATGGAGACGATTCATCGACGACATCCGGTTCATATGGTTAAAAACTCTACAAGAACTCCTTCAATTCCACGAATATTGTAATTCAATCCATCCATCACTCAAATTCACCATTGAATACAGCGACACCGAAATCTCCTTCTTGGACACTAAGATGATGATGagggaaaataaaatacacactACGGTTTACAGCAAGCCAACGGACAAACACTCTTACCTCTTGCCGTCATCCTGTCACCCTCGTCATATTTTTAAATCAATCCCCCAAGGTCAAGCTCTTCGCTACAGACGTATATGCTCATCCACTGATCTATACAATAAAGAAGTTGAGAACCTACATAGACATCTTACGGATAGAAACTACAAGCAATCATCAATCGTCACTGCAATCAACAAAGCAAGAAATCATTCCCGGGAAAAACTCATTAActacacaaaaaataaacacactgACCAGCCTACAAGGATTCCATTTGTGCTGACGTACCACCCGTCACTACCCAGCATCTCCTCCATAATCAACAAACACTGGCCTATCCTTCAATCAAATCAAGAAACAAAAGTTACATTTGACAAACCACCTGTTGTAGCATTCCGACAACCACCAAACATAAAGAAAATGCTGGTAAAAGCCCGGACTAAAACATCCACACAGAACGACACAGAACCAG TGTATTCAAAAGCAGATAAAATAAGAAAGCAGCTTGaacttcatttcattcataagcTTGGTACTCTGTCACCCAACGGCATCAATAAAAAGGACTGGTGA